Within Vicia villosa cultivar HV-30 ecotype Madison, WI linkage group LG1, Vvil1.0, whole genome shotgun sequence, the genomic segment TGAGCTCTCTTTCTCTCACCGTATGTATCATCATGGCCTACTCAAAAATCCACAAAACTTGAAATGCTCCAAAAATAAACGCTTTTACCTTTGGGTTGATAAATATAAATCAAGAATAGTAGATGATTTTCTAAAAGAAGGTAATCCAACCATGGTACATGGATCCAAGCTTCATGAGGAGTTATAAACTGTATCATCAAATTTGTCAAGCCTCTCTTAGGGATTTCTTCATACAGGTATCCGACAGAAGTTATAAATTGTATCATCAAATTTTTCAAGCCTCTCTAGAGGATTGTAGGAGCTTCCCTAAGATCATTAGTAAGGGGAGTGGAAATAAATATCCACAGGGATAACTTTGGTAGAATATGTAAGTTATCCTTTGAGGGAACATCCTACACCTATGAGGTACTCGTGGGTTTTAAGAACTTCAAACGTCCCACAACCTTAAACTGCCTTCTCATTAACTCTGTGGAGAAAAGAAAGTTCCCTTCTAATTAACCTTTTTAAAACCAAAGATTTGCATCATCCACTACCTTCAAACACGAATCATTTTTACAAAGAGTGTCAACCTTATATATGTCATCAGAGATTATGTAATACCCCGCTGGATTTTGATTCAAGAGGTTCCAACAAATTGGGTAGTAGGAATACCCCTCCACATGATTCAACGCAAAGAAAGCTAGTCAGCAAAACTTACTTACGGAGCAATGATCACCAAAATCCTAGGAACATTCATTGTTGATACCAAATTAGAAACCGTAGACTCTTCCAACAAAAGGATTACCTATATGCTTTCAAGGAGATGGATGTTCTCATCAAACCTGGAGAATTGGAGAATGACCCAATaatcaaggaagaagaagaagcggGAGAAATAGAAGACACAAAGATCATCAAAGTCTTGGAGATATGTCAGTACTTAGCCAAAGATATTAaggaaatcaagaaaatcatcTCAAGGCATAATGATACTTATGGAAATGAATAATCTCACCTATGTGTCTAAGTGCATTTACTCTCTTGCTATTTATTATTCTAAAATTTCTTGCTTTTCGTACTACTTTTAGTTTTGTGAATTTCATTGCTCTATGCACTTCaattcaaattttaataaaagtgtgATATTCCTCTCCTAAATGCGTATGTGCGAAtttgttttcatatttaaatttttgtAATGCATCTTTTtacctttcttttttattttgacaaaggTGGAGAAGTATACTCTCAAGGGCAGTAGAGTATAATGTCTCTTAATTTAGGGGGAGTTAAATCACTCAAAAAcatatttgtttatttctttGACCACTTCCCTGAGAGAtgtgtcatcatcatcaaaatggggaaaatgtgaaaccataTTTTGCAGGTTAGAAGCTTTGGACAAGATTCTCTAGAGAATGAATAATTTCTTATGGTGCCAACTagcttttgatgataacaatctAAAGTGCAAGCATAAAAAGCGGTTAAAAATGCAAATAGACTAAGCTAAGGTTTGATGTTCATTGCAAAGGTCCTCTGATGATTACACTCAACAAAGTATAAATATTAAGCTTAATCTCCAACATGAACTCAAGCAAGTGTGTGTGGATTTAGATTATCTGACAAGTCTTGAAGCTTCAAAGTGTGAAAGATTTCCCTGACGCGTCTGAGTGAACAGTAAGTTGTTAAAGTATAAGGGTTTTTTTCGTAAAGTTATACTGCTAAATCAGACACACACCCACACACTAAATATATTTTCGAAActatttttcttaaatatttattcctatttttttttaaaatatgccaATTGATTCAGGAACTGTTTCAATATTTTTGGACAAAATTTTACAATGTcaaatcaatttgcaattataccTAATCAATAGGTTTTGTGCAAAAATGGTCTTCAAACGTTTATGACAATGTATTAATTAATGACAACGACTATGAATCCTTTCCTTCCTTTTAAAATAGCCTAAACAGATATTTGAAGGCCTTCGAATTGATTGACACATTAAATATGGCCCAagaaatttttcttttttgagcCAACCTCGAACGTATAAACAAAGATCCTTCCCTTTATAAATTCACATTCAGAATCGTGATTCTTCATACCTTATTattcacactctctctctctctctctctttaaaactattttctttactttctctcactTGAATTTAGGCGTAGCGCTTCGAGAAAGTTCTTTTGTTTAGTGAGGCTTGTGTTGTAGTTCTGGAAAGAGTGGTATTGTAACTTCACCAAGGAGTATTTTCTCTTGGTTGAATATTTATCTATAATAAATTGTATATTTGGGTTAAATTCTAAACCCATGAAAAACTTTGGTTTCGGAGATTTAGATACTAACAAAAGATAGCACTTATTGTACTCTTTACAATTActctaaaatagaaaaaatgaaatcaattaaactattaaatgatgaaaataaaaatacatattaaaGTATTAAGTCTTGCAAGATATATATTccttttgtgtgtttatttataCATGTAGTGTATCCTTTGTATTAATCTTAAGCGGTAGTCTTATCCTCCCCTAAACTAAATCATACAATGAATCTTATTCCATACTCTAAGACATTTCAAACTTCTTAAGAGGCTATCTACTTTCTTGACTACTTCTGGCGCGACAAGAGTTAACATAAAATCACAATTAGGTGCATTGATTTGTTTTTAAGACCTTGTTTCCAATATTGTCAGCATTCCATTCAGAATTCTTCCAAGTCTTTAGAAATTTTGTTATTTACAGGGATGAAGCTAgttattttcttctatttttattatttttatttaacataaaAGACTGAAATTAAAATTAGAGCAGCATCAACACAAAACATGGACTTTTCATTCCTTaaccaaaaatttaaaattgcagaaattaaaaaaCCTAAAGCTAACAGATGATTATGGGTAGATTGGTTTTGGAAAACATATGTCATGGCGGAAGCTGCCACACCCCAAACATAGAGTAAGGACAGCGTTCTCAATATCATTTGATGAGTAGTGACACGCCATGACCCGTCAACCATTAGAGTAAGAAGGAAATACGAGCTAGGCTCTAAGTCTGCTGCTCTTCCTTGTGGCCTTGTTTTCCTCCCGCTTCTCTATTTTATTTCCCTATGCTCTTTTCTCTTCAACTCTGTCCTGGGTTTTAGTCTTTGCTTCCCCTTTTCACCCCACTGACAACTTTTGTCTTGACATCCTTAGTGGGTTCTCTTACTTTCTCAAGACTCTTTTTCACTGGTGTCTTCACTTTGATTGGACTTTTATTCTTTGTTAGGGTTTTCTTTGGAATTTGACAACTGAAAGGGTACCAATTATACGCTAAAAGGGTATAATTGATGTCTGGCTTAGAAAATTGAATAGTTTATTTTGAGGCGACGAAAGTGTTTTAGAATCAATTAAGAAAAATTTATCTTTTAAGCAGGTGCACTTTTACAGGTTTCTAATCGAACATGATACGCTATGAAAGTAGGTAAGTCATGAGTTTAGAACATAGTAATGCACCGACAGAAGTTGGCATTACtactattttctattattttatgcaaacaaaattctcataataATCTGAATCGAACTTGTATGAGTAAATTCGTAGGCATGAATCATTTTCTTAGATCCTTCTTTATAATTTGACCGATTTTTAACTTTTCACAAAACATTCATAAAAATTGAATGTCTTAGATAAACATAGAACTACTAGAACTCGGTACTAAATCAGTTTCTAAGGAACGATCACTCTTTTTATTACTTCAATATTTCTGTACACTTGCACTGTGTCGTTGAGCTGATTATGTCTAGCAAAAAGAAATGGAGCACGTCAAACAGGAACTCGGAAGGGATGGTCCTCGGATTTTAGGATAGCGAGAAGGTTAGGGAAATCCCTAATGAGATCTTTCCTTTGGTCATAACAGCCACAATGTTCATATTTGATGTCTCCATGATACTTATTGATGGAGGTAGCTCCTACGACATTATGTACTCGGATCTCTTCATGAAGGTGGGATTGAAGAAGGAAAAACTTTGGCCATATGAAAGGTTTGATCTACAAGCTTTCAACAGAATTGTAACCTATATGTGGGGGTACATAGATATGATGGTCGCCAAAGATTATCTTTCTTTCCTCCTTTGATTTAGCATCAACCAACCAACAAGTCTGAATGCACCTTTTCGATCGATTTCTCAAAACACCACCAACACAACAAAGCGTATTTAAGAAGGCCACTAGTTGAGTTATCAAGTATATTCCTCCTGGGACATGTCCTATTCCTTGTAACTATATGAACCATCCCTTGTCAGGTAATGGCTCTTAGTCCAATACTTATGGAAGATGTTCAAACACGTAAATGGACAGTTGAGTTCCAAGCGATAAATATTTGCACGTGCCTCTTTGTCATAGGAGTAACCAAATAGAAGCGATCGTCAAAAAATTTCATACTTTTAGAATAGGCTTCAAAGTACCAGATAGGTTGCCTTAAGGAGGGCAAGCCATAACCATTGTCATAATTAGGGCTATTTTTAATcttgaaaatatataaaaacaatgtGGTAGTCATCTTACCTCATTTGTAATCGCACCAGTGTTGGAAGACTTTAATAAATGTCTAACTCACTGGATGCAACTATGAAAGAGCGATCAACAAATAGTTCAACACACCCATTTAAAGTTCATCGAAGAGAATATAACAACATATGATGGAGAACAAGCTCTCATGGAAAGGGATATTGCATCCTCCATATTGATTACAAATCCTCTTATCTTCATCTAGGGGAAATAACCCCCAGTCATTTGAGGGACCCATTATTGGAATAAAATTTGTTCATACTCTctggattttgatgataacaatgtactTAAAGAACAATTGGGTATACTAACATTTGTTGAAGTGTGCGGGATCATAAGCTCTAAATTAAATTGGTTATGAACCTGTTAAATAACTTATAAAGAGAAGCAAATGATTCAAATTCTGAAGGATCAGAATCTGAGGACTCATCACTTGAAATCTCAAATTCTAATGACAACTCAGATTATGATGACCTGGGAAACATAGTATTGCGCCTCTTGTCCGTACTCTGTGTGCAAAGCAGTTCTATCTTGTAAAAAGCCAGATTATGGAGAAAGTCAACTAGGGTTTCCTAGTGCAAGGCTCAAGGTATTTTGACATGACCTCTTTAGTTTTCCTAACCATCCTTGTGGTCGCCATGTTTGAGAAAGACACCTGGATAAAGCTTTTACAtcgaagatgaagatcttcacaATACCAACATCCAACGTCTCTCTCTTGAAAATTGTTTCTCAGCAAAGACACTTGTGCAAGTCATCTTTCAACAAATCTTTTGTTGGCTCTATATAAAGAGCTGAATATTTGAAGGAAGATAACAACAAGAAATCTCAAGAACAAGAACTGGAAACTCTAAGCTTTCGTATATATTTGTTGTATTGCACATAGTCTTGAGATTTCTTATCTTTGTATATCTTAGAAATCTCAAGTGTTTAAGTCTTTGTTTGTGTTGTATTCTTTGTACACCACTGATTGTATATCAAGTGCATCTTGTTGTCTATTCATCTAAATTGTTTATTTAGAAGTATAATGGAAGTCCTTTGCTAGGTTGTTTGAGCAAATGAAGTCTCTTGCTAGGTTGCTTAAGCAAACGAAGTCTATTGCTAGGTTGCTTAAGTAGAAGTCTCTTTCTAAGTTTATTGTATAAAATAAGTCTCAGGCTAGTTTGCTTGAGCAATTTGTAATCATGTTTTGATTATGGTGAAAAATCTCTTGTGGAACAAAGGAACTGGATTACTCTCAGTTGCAGAGGAACCAAAATAATTCTGTGTGTTATTACTTATTCTTTATGTACTTTATCTATTTCCATTGCTAACTACTTTaaacttattaattttttttcttcacaaaTGATGTGTTGTCTTCTAAGAATGACTTTTCACTATTGATCAGAAAGAATGATTTCAGATGAAACGAGGgtgtgtttaatttttttttgtaaataggtCCAAGAGACGGTGCCTCATTTGTTTTTTGAGTGTCCAATGTTTGCAGGTCTTTGGTACGCCATAAGCAAATGGTTGGGAATATCCACGGTATTTCGAAAAGACTGTTTGGCGCATCTAGAGCAATTTGAAGGCCTACTGGAAAGCGGAAGAGTTTTCTCGAAGAGAGTAAGCGCTGTGTGGTTTGCTTGCATTTGGAGTATATGGAAAGCGAGAAATGACAAAATATTTAACAACTCTGTGATATCAATAGAGCAAATGGTTGAAAATGTAAAAAGATTAACATGGAATTGGTTGAACATTAGATCAAAAAGAGTAGACTACTGTTTGGCTCAGTGGTATGTGAATCCCAGATCATGCTTTGGATGTATGGATGAGTAAGGTTGTTTTTGGTTATATTGAAGAGAGGTCTAATGTTCGGTCGAGGGTCGATCTAAATCTTTGTTCTCTCTGTGATGTCTCTGGTGAAGCGCCAGTCAAATGCTTGAAGTGGAGTGTGTTCTCCAGTCCGACTATGCTGTGTGGTGGAGCTTTCGTTTGATCCTTAGGCTGGAGGAACCCGTCTTATGTCGTTCAAGGCCTGCAAATCCTGTTATGTTCCTTGCTGTCACCCTGAAAGGCGCATCAATGTGGTTGTGAAGGCGTTGAGATGTATTACAGTATGTCCGTTCCGAGGGGTTTAGGTGCGTCTGTTCGTGTTCTGTTCATTATCCGGAGGGCTTAATCTACATTGATCGGGTCGGTTACTGCCAGTGAGGTTATTGTTCTATGGTGTTATATGGTGTTAAATGTACCGTTATGATTTGGTATCATCACTCCGAGATTTGTAGTCTGGCTCGTGTTGTTTCCAAAAGTGCTTGGTGGTATGGTGTTTTTTCATGAGACAATTCTTCTGTTCTTTTTGCAGTTCTCTGGTTGCAGCTCCAAAGCTGTTGGATTTAACCATGACCCAATATTGATGAGAGAATCATAAATTTATTGGGCATTACGTTGGTACTGAATGTGGTGGAGATCGGTGTGTGTCTTGCTGCTGCATGTTTTAAGTTTTGTGGTCTTATTACTCTTGTAATGGTAGTCTTAGAAGTTTAATGTTTGGCTTCTGTTTAGCAGTATAAATGTAATCTTGTACCAGCATCATGGCATAACTTATGCTGTGTAtcctattaatatattttttagccttttcaaaaaaaaaaaaatataaagtccATAGAAAAAACACGGGTATATTAATAatttcctttgaaaaaaataaaaatcacaacCAAGCCCCCACATGATGCAAGCAAAGTAACCCAAACCATTTTATTTCCCCTTCTTTAATTATATTTCCCCACCTTCCTTACCTTTTCCCCACGCACATGATGGCATGCTATCCTACTATTTTACTCCCATTTCCCCGCACAACCCAAACCACTCCAAAatcaaattgaaattgaaaattgtcCCTTACGCGTCCCCAACCCCAAAGCACTCACTTATTTTAAAAACCCCAATAACTCCAAAAAAGACAACACCATTACGCCAACAACACAACACCATTACGCCAACAACACAACACACAACCTTTCATTTCAACCCTTACTGTTGCTTCTCCTCCTAACATGGTTCCAGACAGACAACACGGTGGCGGCGGAGGAGCACCACACGGCATTCTCCTAGCCGTCGTCGTAGCCATAGTCGTAATCGTCCCTTTTCTTCTCGGAGATCAAGGTGAAGCCGTCACCGAAGCTATATCCGAGCTCTTAAGTCCACTCGGTCTTCTTCTCTTACCAATCATCCTTCTCCTCACTATCCAGTTCCTCTCCTCCGAACGCGGCTCGTTCATTTCAGCTATTTTCTCCACCGGAGAGCCTGATACCATCCACCGTGTTAGTGGATCTCCCTTCGGAGTCGCGCTCTTCCTTGTTATCATTCTTGTGCTTTTGTATAACCGGTTTTCTATCTTCGGCGGTGGCGATTCAGATGACTGAAACTCTTCTTGTTTTTCTAGAtctgagtttttttattttttattttattttattttactaaagcGCGTTGTTGTGTATATGTTAGTATGAATTAGTATCACTTTATTTTGTAAGGAAAAAGAAGCTGAGTATTATGTGAaaggaatttgaatttgaatttgaacttGATCAGTGTTGTTTTTGTGTTATATTAGTACTACATTATTACAATAATCTTCGTATGGAAAATGAAATTGGTGGAGTAGTTTCTAAGTTGATCTAcggctatgtttggattgatggaacatAACGGAGCGGAGCGGAATAAAATCTAATGGAGTGGAACGGAGCGGAGCGGAACGGAACATAGATCCCACTCCATTGtttggttattttatttaaaatgtctCATTCCATCACATACACCCCAAATTGAATGGAACAAAAAATGAGGGAATTGGATGGAATGGGATGGAATGTATTCCATCATGTTACATTCCATTCCATCCATTATTAGCTAATCCAAACAATGGAACCTCATTAGTTACCACTTcactccattccattccatcacataccaccaatccaaacataccctacgAGATTTGTCGGTAGAGAGTAGCAATGGCTTTCTCTTGCTTTGATGCGTTGAATACGGCATGAGTAGCAGCGCTGACCCTTCGTCTTTACTTTGCTGTGTTCTTACTCGAAAACTGTATGCCAACGCGTGTCGACGGGTCATTCATAGCTCTTTTCTTTGCACTATATTTATTGGACTAGTAGTAgtactcctttttcttttcaaatcttgtgTAGATTTCATTCTTTAGTTAATATAAGAATATTCTTTCATTTCAGCTGTAAAATTTTCGatttaatgtttaattaattaaactaccgtttataaattaaattaataatataatattaaatttcaCAAATGtatcatatttttataatttaataaaataaatatttttaaaattcaatacaaagttaatataataaaatcaagggttaatacctattttcacccctgccatgaGGTCGGTTTGAAAAAttcccctgcaaaaaaaaaattgcaagaattcccctaacatttgaagattctctcgttttaaaccttataaaaattttgtttttaaaaccaaccttgccatttgaagattcagtcattttaaaccctataatcttgtagattatgtcattttaaaccctctggaatatgacgggcaaggttgattttactaaaaaaataatttacagggttcaaaatgatagagtcctTCAAATGGCAAGattggttttaaaaacaaaatttttacaaggtttaaaacgagagaatctttaaatgttagggaaattcttgcaacttttttttttggcaggggttttttcaaaccaaccccatatgacaagggtgaaaataggtattaaccctaaaatcAATGATGcacataataaaacaataaaattgtaCCTTTAATTTTAACTTTCATTTAATAACAATTTGAACAACTTGAATaataaaatgtaatatttaaaataaaatttaaaaaattcaaaatacaaaaattgaaaagaattgaattatcaaaataaataaaacaatattcttaatctataatataagaaaattagtggttttgct encodes:
- the LOC131602939 gene encoding uncharacterized protein LOC131602939; this encodes MVPDRQHGGGGGAPHGILLAVVVAIVVIVPFLLGDQGEAVTEAISELLSPLGLLLLPIILLLTIQFLSSERGSFISAIFSTGEPDTIHRVSGSPFGVALFLVIILVLLYNRFSIFGGGDSDD